The following are encoded in a window of Castanea sativa cultivar Marrone di Chiusa Pesio chromosome 5, ASM4071231v1 genomic DNA:
- the LOC142634918 gene encoding uncharacterized protein LOC142634918, which produces MEELTSSWNNLSLNEREGSKFTLQNQHRSVEFIIATKFLTKRVLNMEVVANTFRPLWRSSEGFKMRKLDDHLVLFTFKKKEDLEQVFQSEPWCFDKHLVALRHYDQDVSINNLTFDRASFWVQVHDIPIRYMSREVAKSICDSVGVICHSIGGVEQDGGSFMRVKVTLDISLPLCRGRLITLENGNKHWVSFKYERLPNLCYWCGQLDHNDRDCPLWLRSKGSLTENDKQYNHTIRASPYRSYTKPVVFIPGFYESHDKPRLCGGGTENVQASVKFPSFPLVTDLNPTTARDTHEVTINDDVSLAASISRFDGDLTTDSQHKAVFPFSPAVIHHSSVTFDWPDVGGSSLGDAEPVPKISNPENLPKNSGTFVDGDPFLAKLKEIDRDIQKFDHVPGKNPGDLTASVSSLKRLGVARDKAEEKVDCPLPFGPQVNEPILPKSVTKLSSSRPPLQDLSNLNVLPVKLKPKQVNKQLRPTSSSHISPSSRVKKKREHSPVDISDSPVLKKRSRVHELLGLVKAKGPKILFLMETKKKKSYLERLRTFSLHNINAVVYPRIDDAWRFTGFYEAPEVANWEDSWSLLRHLSSQLDLPWVCIGDFNEITRLGEKSGGLIRPESQMQSFRECLDFCALKDLGFSGLPYTWSIRHFDGPIVWVRLDQALASSDWFQKYPTARLHHLPGFSSDHKPIGLCTDDVSSQFYRQLRPFRFEAMWVTDERCEQVVHSAWDMGSEFDPMTKVRKDLEKAEASSTAGEGSGRLTMLNEELQNLMSLEERMWSQRSKSDWLRYGDQNTKYFHYRASKRNKRNYIFGIENAGGILTEDESQIGDILRRFYSNMFSSDNPSVFDPVLSGVDSRVTEDMNTDLVRPFELSEIYVALHQMDSNTSPGPDGFPPLFYKKFWNKVGGEVSKAVLSVLNSGNIPNKLNHTFLTLIPKIHSPRKVSDFRPISLSNVLYKIIAKVLANRLKPLLPHLIFETQGVFLSERIITDNILIAHENLHYLKQKRTGKLGYMALKLDMSKAYDRVEWVFWEKIMLKMGFCQKWVALVSMCIKSVTYSILLNGQPHGLITPSRGLRQGDPFSPYLFLMVTEGLHALLRKAEENGNIKGVSLCVAGPRVSHLLFPDDSLVFCRATIVECVQIQSLLFMYEQASGQSINRGKTSIFF; this is translated from the exons ATGGAGGAATTAACTAGCAGCTGGAACAATCTTTCTCTGAACGAGAGAGAAGGGTCTAAGTTTACTCTTCAGAACCAACACAGATCTGTGGAGTTTATTATTGCAACTAAGTTCCTAACGAAACGTGTGCTTAACATGGAGGTTGTAGCCAACACTTTCAGACCACTATGGAGATCTTCTGAGGGATTTAAGATGAGAAAACTTGACGATCACCTGGTCTTATTCACgtttaagaagaaagaagatctGGAGCAGGTCTTCCAAAGCGAACCTTGGTGTTTTGATAAACATCTGGTGGCTTTACGACATTACGATCAAGACGTCTCAATAAATAATCTCACATTTGATCGAGCTTCTTTCTGGGTTCAAGTTCATGATATTCCGATTAGATACATGTCTAGAGAAGTGGCCAAATCCATTTGCGACTCTGTTGGGGTTATTTGTCATTCTATTGGAGGGGTGGAGCAGGATGGTGGCAGTTTTATGCGGGTGAAGGTAACTTTGGACATCTCCCTTCCCCTATGTCGTGGTCGACTGATAACGCTGGAAAATGGAAATAAGCATTGGGTAAGTTTCAAATACGAACGTCTCCCCAATTTATGTTACTGGTGTGGGCAATTGGATCACAATGATAGGGACTGTCCACTATGGCTTCGAAGTAAAGGTTCCCTAACAGAGAATGACAAGCAATATAATCATACAATTAGAGCATCCCCTTATAGGTCCTATACTAAGCCCGTGGTTTTCATCCCTGGTTTTTACGAGAGTCATGATAAGCCTAGACTGTGTGGTGGAGGGACTGAGAACGTCCAGGCGTCGGTGAAGTTTCCAAGTTTCCCGCTGGTAACAGATTTAAATCCTACTACGGCAAGGGATACACATGAGGTAACCATTAATGATGATGTGAGTCTAGCTGCTTCGATTTCGCGCTTTGACGGTGACTTAACGACTGACTCACAGCATAAAGCTGTGTTTCCCTTTTCACCTGCCGTCATCCACCATTCTAGCGTAACTTTTGATTGGCCAGATGTTGGTGGATCTTCGTTGGGGGACGCGGAACCTGTTCCAAAGATCTCCAATCCGGAAAATCTGCCTAAAAACTCAGGTACTTTTGTTGACGGTGACCCCTTCCTTGCTAAGCTCAAGGAAATTGATCGTGACATCCAAAAGTTTGATCATGTGCCTGGCAAGAATCCTGGAGACTTGACAGCATCAGTTTCTAGCTTAAAGAGGCTTGGGGTTGCTCGAGATAAGGCTGAAGAAAAGGTGGACTGTCCTCTCCCTTTTGGGCCTCAAGTTAATGAGCCCATTCTCCCTAAATCGGTTACTAAACTCTCCAGTAGCAGGCCCCCTCTTCAGGACTTATCTAACTTAAATGTGCTGCCTGTTAAACTTAAGCCCAAACAAGTTAACAAACAACTTAGGCCCACATCCTCCTCTCACATTTCCCCTTCATCTAgggttaaaaagaaaagagaacacTCCCCAGTTGACATATCCGACTCCCCTGTTCTGAAAAAAAGAAGC CGTGTTCACGAGCTTTTAGGTTTGGTGAAAGCAAAAGGACCCAAAATTCTGTTCTTGAtggagacgaagaagaagaagagttatTTGGAACGTCTGAG GACTTTCTCTCTTCACAATATCAATGCGGTGGTGTATCCAAGAATTGACGACGCTTGGCGCTTCACGGGGTTTTACGAAGCTCCTGAAGTTGCTAACTGGGAAGATTCTTGGTCACTTCTCCGCCACTTGAGTTCTCAACTTGATTTGCCATGGGTATGTATTGGTGACTTTAATGAGATCACACGTTTGGGTGAAAAATCGGGTGGTCTGATCAGACCGGAGAGTCAGATGCAAAGCTTCAGGGAGTGCTTGGATTTCTGTGCTCTAAAGGACTTGGGTTTCTCTGGGCTACCTTACACATGGAGTATTCGCCACTTTGACGGTCCGATTGTGTGGGTGAGGCTGGACCAAGCTTTGGCCTCCTCTGACTGGTTTCAGAAATATCCAACGGCCCGTTTGCATCATCTACCAGGTTTTTCTTCTGACCATAAACCCATTGGGCTATGTACCGATGATGTTAGTAGCCAGTTTTATAGACAATTGAGGCCTTTCAGATTTGAGGCAATGTGGGTAACGGATGAAAGATGTGAGCAAGTGGTTCATTCTGCATGGGATATGGGCTCAGAATTTGATCCTATGA CCAAAGTTAGAAAGGATTTGGAGAAAGCTGAGGCCAGCTCAACGGCAGGGGAGGGGAGTGGTAGGCTTACAATGTTAAATGAGGAGCTTCAGAATCTTATGAGTTTGGAAGAACGTATGTGGAGTCAACGATCTAAGTCAGATTGGCTGCGTTATGGGGATCAAAACactaaatattttcattatagAGCCTCTAAGAGGAATAagagaaattacatttttggCATTGAGAATGCAGGTGGCATCTTGACTGAAGATGAGTCTCAAATTGGGGATATTTTGCGTAGATTTTACTCTAATATGTTTTCCTCGGATAACCCCTCTGTTTTTGATCCTGTCCTATCTGGTGTGGATTCAAGAGTGACCGAAGACATGAACACTGACTTGGTGAGACCCTTTGAACTTAGTGAAATATACGTAGCTTTGCATCAAATGGATTCGAATACATCTCCAGGTCCTGATGGTTTTCCACctctattttacaaaaaattctgGAATAAAGTGGGTGGTGAGGTCTCAAAAGCCGTTCTGTCAGTCTTAAACTCAGGTAACATCCCTAATAAGCTTAATCATACCTTTTTAACTTTAATCCCAAAAATCCATAGTCCACGGAAAGTTTCTGACTTCAGACCAATTAGTTTAAGTAATGTCTTGTATAAGATAATTGCTAAGGTGTTGGCTAACCGTTTAAAACCTTTGCTTCCCCATCTGATTTTTGAGACTCAGGGGGTGTTCCTGTCAGAAAGAATTATTACTGATAACATTTTGATTGCTCATGAGAACCTGCattatctaaaacaaaaaagaacagGAAAATTAGGCTATATGGCGCTGAAGCTCGATATGAGTAAGGCATATGATCGAGTGGAGTGGGTCTTTTGGGAGAAAATCATGTTAAAAATGGGTTTCTGTCAAAAATGGGTGGCTTTGGTGTCGATGTGTATCAAATCAGTCACTTATTCAATATTACTAAACGGGCAGCCCCATGGTCTCATCACTCCATCTCGTGGGCTTCGCCAAGGTGATCCCTTCTCGCCTTACCTGTTCCTAATGGTCACTGAAGGTTTGCATGCTTTATTGAGAAAGGCGGAAGAGAATGGAAATATCAAGGGGGTCTCACTGTGTGTAGCTGGCCCCCGAGTGTCTCACCTCTTATTCCCAGATGATAGTTTGGTGTTTTGCAGAGCAACTATTGTAGAGTGTGTCCAAATTCAATCCCTGTTGTTTATGTATGAGCAAGCCTCAGGTCAAAGCATTAATAGAGGAAAAaccagtatttttttttag